Within the Chitinispirillales bacterium genome, the region GCGTCCGATAATCGTTTCTCCGCCAAGAATTACCGCTCCCGAATAAATGATTACGTTATCTTCAACGTCGGGATGGCGTTTTTTGCCTTGAAATCTGTTGTTTTCACGGTCGTAAGGCGAAAACGCACCCAAAGTTACGCCGTGATAAATAGTTACGTTATCGCCGATTCGACACGTTTCGCCGATTATTACTCCTGTGCCGTGATCAATAAAAAATCCTTTGCCGATTTGTGCGCCTGGGTGAATATCAATTCCGGTTTTGCTATGGGCGCGTTCCGTCATCACCCTTGGAATTACCGGTATGTCAAGCTGGTATAATTTGTGCGCGACGCGGTAAGTCGCGACCGCTTCGACGTAAGGATAAGATAAAATTATTTCGTGATAGGACTTGCTTGCAGGGTCGCCGTCGTGCCCTGACTTAATGTCTTCAATGAGCGTTTCGCGAATCTCGGGAAGCGACTTTATCAGTTCAATACCCGCATTTTGCGCTTTTTCTTCGCAAGAGCAATTTTCTTTGCAGTTTTTCGAGCGGTGAAATTTTAGAACTTCGTAAATTTGCTGAGATAAATCTCTGCAAATCGTTTCGAGAATATTTGTGATATATTCGTTAAGATTGGTTTGAGATATAGGTATTTGACTATAAATTCCCGGAAACAGCGCCGCAAGAATATCGTTAAGCGTTTTATATAAATTGTCGCGTCCGGTGACGGTAATTTTTTCATCGCTTTCGGTTTTGTAGGCAAAACGAACTTTTTTTTCTAATTTTTTTGCAATTTCAGGCAGCGCCGAGCAAATCCAATCGTCTAAATTTTGCGGCATTTTTTACTCAAAATCCACGGTTATCAATTTTCTATCCGGCTTCAACAGCGCGTATTTTACATTAGATGCGTCAAACATTCTTTTCGACGCTCTTATACTGTCGGTTTCGCCGTATTTGTCGTTCAAATAGATAACTTCGTTTATTCCCGACTGAATAATGATTTTTGCACATTCGTTGCACGGAAAAAGGGTGGCGAAAATTTTGCAGCCGGTAAGTTTTTCAGTAGAATTTAACACGGCGTTCAGTTCCGCATGAGCGACAAACACATATTTTGTGTCGAGCGTATTCCCGTC harbors:
- a CDS encoding dCMP deaminase family protein, which produces MTKRNDYISWNEYFMGIALLSAQRSKDPNTQVGACIVNPQNRIVGVGYNGFPRGCSDDEFPWGRDGNTLDTKYVFVAHAELNAVLNSTEKLTGCKIFATLFPCNECAKIIIQSGINEVIYLNDKYGETDSIRASKRMFDASNVKYALLKPDRKLITVDFE